A window from Klebsiella sp. RHBSTW-00484 encodes these proteins:
- a CDS encoding plasmid partition protein ParG, with amino-acid sequence MKAGRPSAAKAGPTLSDLADKAATVRVNFDLDRAEHTKLKIYAAKTGRSITDILRELVRSLDEKSD; translated from the coding sequence ATGAAAGCAGGCCGCCCGAGCGCCGCGAAGGCTGGCCCTACCTTGTCCGACCTTGCCGACAAGGCCGCCACCGTCCGGGTGAATTTCGACCTCGACCGGGCCGAGCACACGAAGCTGAAGATTTACGCCGCCAAGACCGGGCGCAGCATCACGGACATTCTGCGCGAACTGGTGCGCTCACTTGATGAAAAGAGTGATTGA
- the parC gene encoding ParC family partition-associated protein: MDYSPYIFDLAKFNNVDEIRRVGYKVMVEMEPLSLEVLPPSHFKAFAKNAPHEIKGAVIENTERGLVIVLHVGNERRILGQYRGGIRFFRSFDGAAAVLRQHGVLHWTANAKGWIPRTLEAKERSSDG, translated from the coding sequence ATGGACTATAGTCCATACATTTTTGATTTGGCGAAATTTAATAATGTTGATGAAATACGGCGCGTGGGGTATAAAGTGATGGTTGAAATGGAACCGTTGAGTCTGGAGGTACTGCCGCCCTCTCATTTCAAGGCGTTTGCGAAGAACGCACCGCATGAGATCAAGGGCGCTGTCATCGAGAACACAGAGCGCGGGCTGGTGATCGTGCTGCACGTTGGCAACGAGCGGCGCATTCTCGGCCAGTACCGGGGAGGCATCCGGTTTTTTCGCTCTTTCGATGGCGCGGCGGCAGTGCTGCGGCAGCATGGCGTGCTGCACTGGACGGCGAATGCAAAAGGCTGGATTCCGCGAACTTTGGAAGCGAAGGAGCGGAGTTCAGATGGATGA